One genomic region from Entelurus aequoreus isolate RoL-2023_Sb linkage group LG14, RoL_Eaeq_v1.1, whole genome shotgun sequence encodes:
- the LOC133664614 gene encoding gastrula zinc finger protein XlCGF57.1-like isoform X2 yields MVKEESPPSYFKEEDKDPFTPNFKGEEEVPETTDFIKKVKDPLTPKIKRNKEETLTPHLKKEEEAPQTFHFKEEEEEHSISQEGDHIEGLEEFPVISVIVKSEDDESESEEKRGAEPPSSSSTQHMTTEADGDHCGGSQADKLLAPLSDSEDTTSHSPDADDEDSKADKTCHTDNTRFKCSHCDKTFKNHCHLKRHMRAHTGEKPFICSVCGKGFLLGQNLKVHMRTHTGERPFICSICGKGFIQSDNLKVHMRIHTGEKPFTCSTCGKGFTQSRYLKVHMGTHNEEKPFICSICGKGFVQIETLKVHMRIHTGEKPFSCSTCGKGFTQSRFMKVHMRTHTGEKPFICSICGKGCTESNNLRVHMRIHTGEKPFSCSICGKGFAQSSCMEKHRRIHTGEKSFICSICSKGFAQSHNLKAHMRIHTGEKPFICIICGKGFVESNNLKVHMRTHTGEKPFICSTCGKSFTESQCLKRHTRTHTGEKSHSCSICNRSFRERPNLVAHMRTHTGEKVLSCSVCGERFSYKYQLDKHTCAGENSRSK; encoded by the coding sequence ATGGTGAAGGAGGAGTCACCACCCTCTTACTTTAAAGAGGAAGACAAGGACCCATTCACCCCCAACTTTAAAGGTGAAGAGGAGGTGCCAGAGACAACAGACTTTATCAAGAAAGTGAAGGATCCACTGACCCCCAAAATTAAACGGAACAAGGAGGAAACACTGACCCCCCACTTAAAAAAAGAAGAGGAGGCGCCACAGACCTTCCACtttaaagaagaagaggaggaacacagcatcagtcaggagggagatcatattgaaggactggaggagttcccagtgattagtgtcattgtgaagagtgaagatgatgaaagtgaaagtgaggagaagagaggggcggagcctccaagcagcagctcaacacaacacatgacaacagaagctgatggagaccactgtggaggatcacaagcagacaagctcttagctccactatcagatagtgaggacacaacgtcacactctcctgacgctgatgatgaagactctaaagctgataagacatgtcacactgacaacacccgctttaaatgttctcactgtgacaaaacctttaaaaaccattgtcatctgaaaagacacatgagagcgcacaccggagaaaaaccttttatctgctcAGTGTGTGGTAAAGGTTTTCTACTTGGTCAAAATTTGAAAGTacatatgagaacacacactggagaaagaccgtttatctgttcaatctgtggtaaaggttttatacAAAGTGACAATTTGAAAGtccacatgagaatacacactggtgaaaaaccttttacttgctcaacctgtggtaaaggttttacacaaagtcggtatttgaaagtacacatgggAACACACAACgaagaaaaaccttttatctgttcaatctgtggtaaaggttttgtacaaattgaaactttgaaagtacacatgagaatacacactggtgaaaaacctttttcttgctcAACCtgcggtaaaggttttacacaaagtcggTTTATGAAAGTGcatatgagaacacacaccggtgaaaaaccttttatctgttcaatatgTGGAAAAGGTTGTACAGAAAGTAACAATTTGAGAgtgcacatgagaatacacaccggagaaaaacccttttcttgttcaatttgtggtaaaggttttgcacaaagTTCATGTATGGAAAAACACaggagaatacacactggagaaaaatcttttatctgttcaatctgtagtaaaggttttgcacaaagtcacaatttgaaagcacacatgagaatacacactggtgaaaaaccttttatttgtataatctgtggtaaaggttttgtagaaagtaacaatttgaaagtgcacatgagaacgcacaccggtgaaaaacctttcatctgttcaacctgtggtaaaaGTTTCACAGAAAGTCAATGTTTGAAAAGACACACAAGaacgcacactggtgaaaaatcacattcctgttcaatctgcaacaGAAGCTTTCGTGAACGACCAAACCTtgtagcacacatgagaacacacacaggagagaaagtgttgagttgcagtgtgtgtggtgaaagattctcttataagtaccagcTTGACAAACAcacgtgtgctggtgagaacagcaggagcaaatga
- the LOC133664614 gene encoding gastrula zinc finger protein XlCGF57.1-like isoform X1 has translation MEEEQRDVQQPPHIQEEEEECWITQEGECLLGQEEADLTKFPLTVVSVKTEEHEDKPPESSQLHHSPNVCEEHLPSEQQEWSFRMVKEESPPSYFKEEDKDPFTPNFKGEEEVPETTDFIKKVKDPLTPKIKRNKEETLTPHLKKEEEAPQTFHFKEEEEEHSISQEGDHIEGLEEFPVISVIVKSEDDESESEEKRGAEPPSSSSTQHMTTEADGDHCGGSQADKLLAPLSDSEDTTSHSPDADDEDSKADKTCHTDNTRFKCSHCDKTFKNHCHLKRHMRAHTGEKPFICSVCGKGFLLGQNLKVHMRTHTGERPFICSICGKGFIQSDNLKVHMRIHTGEKPFTCSTCGKGFTQSRYLKVHMGTHNEEKPFICSICGKGFVQIETLKVHMRIHTGEKPFSCSTCGKGFTQSRFMKVHMRTHTGEKPFICSICGKGCTESNNLRVHMRIHTGEKPFSCSICGKGFAQSSCMEKHRRIHTGEKSFICSICSKGFAQSHNLKAHMRIHTGEKPFICIICGKGFVESNNLKVHMRTHTGEKPFICSTCGKSFTESQCLKRHTRTHTGEKSHSCSICNRSFRERPNLVAHMRTHTGEKVLSCSVCGERFSYKYQLDKHTCAGENSRSK, from the exons acgtccagcagcccccccacattcaggaggaagaggaggaatgttggatcactcaggagggagagtgtcttctagggcaggaggaggctgatctcaccaagtttccactgactgttgtctctgtgaagactgaagagcatgaagacaaaccacctgagtcctcacagcttcatcacagtccaa atgtctgtgaagaacatcttccCTCTGAGCAACAGGAGTGGAGCTTCAGGATGGTGAAGGAGGAGTCACCACCCTCTTACTTTAAAGAGGAAGACAAGGACCCATTCACCCCCAACTTTAAAGGTGAAGAGGAGGTGCCAGAGACAACAGACTTTATCAAGAAAGTGAAGGATCCACTGACCCCCAAAATTAAACGGAACAAGGAGGAAACACTGACCCCCCACTTAAAAAAAGAAGAGGAGGCGCCACAGACCTTCCACtttaaagaagaagaggaggaacacagcatcagtcaggagggagatcatattgaaggactggaggagttcccagtgattagtgtcattgtgaagagtgaagatgatgaaagtgaaagtgaggagaagagaggggcggagcctccaagcagcagctcaacacaacacatgacaacagaagctgatggagaccactgtggaggatcacaagcagacaagctcttagctccactatcagatagtgaggacacaacgtcacactctcctgacgctgatgatgaagactctaaagctgataagacatgtcacactgacaacacccgctttaaatgttctcactgtgacaaaacctttaaaaaccattgtcatctgaaaagacacatgagagcgcacaccggagaaaaaccttttatctgctcAGTGTGTGGTAAAGGTTTTCTACTTGGTCAAAATTTGAAAGTacatatgagaacacacactggagaaagaccgtttatctgttcaatctgtggtaaaggttttatacAAAGTGACAATTTGAAAGtccacatgagaatacacactggtgaaaaaccttttacttgctcaacctgtggtaaaggttttacacaaagtcggtatttgaaagtacacatgggAACACACAACgaagaaaaaccttttatctgttcaatctgtggtaaaggttttgtacaaattgaaactttgaaagtacacatgagaatacacactggtgaaaaacctttttcttgctcAACCtgcggtaaaggttttacacaaagtcggTTTATGAAAGTGcatatgagaacacacaccggtgaaaaaccttttatctgttcaatatgTGGAAAAGGTTGTACAGAAAGTAACAATTTGAGAgtgcacatgagaatacacaccggagaaaaacccttttcttgttcaatttgtggtaaaggttttgcacaaagTTCATGTATGGAAAAACACaggagaatacacactggagaaaaatcttttatctgttcaatctgtagtaaaggttttgcacaaagtcacaatttgaaagcacacatgagaatacacactggtgaaaaaccttttatttgtataatctgtggtaaaggttttgtagaaagtaacaatttgaaagtgcacatgagaacgcacaccggtgaaaaacctttcatctgttcaacctgtggtaaaaGTTTCACAGAAAGTCAATGTTTGAAAAGACACACAAGaacgcacactggtgaaaaatcacattcctgttcaatctgcaacaGAAGCTTTCGTGAACGACCAAACCTtgtagcacacatgagaacacacacaggagagaaagtgttgagttgcagtgtgtgtggtgaaagattctcttataagtaccagcTTGACAAACAcacgtgtgctggtgagaacagcaggagcaaatga